GGCGGCCAGCGGGCCGGGGTGCACCGTGGTGCGCAGGCCGTCGGGATACATCGCCGCGGCGGTCGGCGCGAACACGATCTCGACGCCTTCGCCACGCAGCAGCGCCAGGTCGTCGTCGAGGGTCCGCGGGTAGGCGTCGAGGTCTTCCCCGGCGCCGAATTGCAGCGGGTTGACGAAGATCGACACGACGACCACCGAGCCGGGCACCCGCTTGGCCGCGCGCACCAGGGCCAGGTGCCCGTCGTGCAGCGCGCCCATGGTGGGCACCAACATCACCCGGCGGCCGGTGTGCCGCAGCGCGCGGCTGACGTCGGTGACCTCGCGCGGCGTGGAGTAGACGTTGAGGGCGGCCGGGTTGAACGCGGGCTTGTGTGCCTTCATGGCGCCAGCACCTCGACGACGTCCGCCGGGGCGTGCGCGCGCTGGGCGGTGCGCAGGGCGTTCACCCGGTACGCCTGGGCCAGTTCGGGGTCAACCGTGGCCAGCGCGGCCAGGTGCCCGGCGACCGCGGCGGCGTCGCCGCGGGCGACCGGTCCGGTGAGCGCCGCCTGCCCGCGCTGCAGGGTGTTCTCCAGGGCCGCCCGGGCCAGCGGCCCGACGATTCGTTCGGCGAGGCCACCCGGCTGGTCGTCGACGGTTTGTTGGCCGAGCAGTTCGCTGCCCCGCAGCGCGGCCCGCAACGCCTCGAGCGCGTCGGCGAGCACCGTCACGAGGTGGTTGCCCGCATGCGCCAGCGCGGCGTGGTAGAGGACGCGGGCGTCCTCGCGGACGCGGAACGGCTCGCCGCCCATCTCCAGGACCAGCGACTGCCCGATCGCGTACCCGACGTCGTCGGCCGCGGTGACCCCGAAGCAGGTGTCGGGCAGCCTGGCGATGTCCTCGTCGGAGCCGGTGAACGTCATCGCCGGATGAAGTGCCAGGGGTATGCAGTGGGGCGTCAGCGGTGCCAGAACGCCGACCCCGTTGGCGCCGGACGTGTGCGCCACGATCGTGCCGGGCCGCACCGCCGACGTCGCGGCCAACCCGGATACCAGGCCGGCGAGTTCGCCGTCGGGAACCGCCAACAGCAGCAGCTCGGCGCCGGCGGCCACGTCCGGCGGCGACACCACCGGGGTGTCGGGCAGCCGGCGCTGGGCCCGCTGCCGCGACGCGTGGGAGATGGCGCTGCACGCCACCACGACGTGGTCGGCGCGCTCCAGCGCGACTCCCAGCGCGGTGCCCACCCGGCCGGCCGAGATGATGCCCACCTTGAGCCTGGCCGGGCGCAAACCGTCGAACTGCACCATCGCAGACGACCTCACATGGTTTCTTCGTTCGTTCCGGTCCTCACACGGGGTACCGGACGGTCGTTACGACTGTAGTCGATTGCCAGCCAACACCCCAATGTGAGGAAGCTCCCAGCTCACCTCTCACGCCCTTCACGCCTTAGGCGCCGACCGCCCCCGGACGGCTCGACCTGCAGCCGCGCCAGCAGGTCGGCGACCGACTGGCCGCCGCTCGGCGGGCCATCCGGGCTATCCGGCCGGTCCGGCAGCGGGTCCGCCCCGCGGTGCCGGGGTGCGGGCTCCGGGGGCGACGGCGGGGCCATTTGTGGCGGCGGCTGCTGCGGCTCGTTCGGGGCCGCGAAGTCGTGCACGCCGTAGTCGCGGTGCTCGACCGAATGCCGCGCCCGCCGATCATCGGACTCCGTCTGCGGCGGCGGCTCGACGTACGCCCCGTC
The nucleotide sequence above comes from Mycobacterium malmoense. Encoded proteins:
- a CDS encoding Rossmann-like and DUF2520 domain-containing protein; protein product: MVQFDGLRPARLKVGIISAGRVGTALGVALERADHVVVACSAISHASRQRAQRRLPDTPVVSPPDVAAGAELLLLAVPDGELAGLVSGLAATSAVRPGTIVAHTSGANGVGVLAPLTPHCIPLALHPAMTFTGSDEDIARLPDTCFGVTAADDVGYAIGQSLVLEMGGEPFRVREDARVLYHAALAHAGNHLVTVLADALEALRAALRGSELLGQQTVDDQPGGLAERIVGPLARAALENTLQRGQAALTGPVARGDAAAVAGHLAALATVDPELAQAYRVNALRTAQRAHAPADVVEVLAP